Proteins found in one Vallitalea guaymasensis genomic segment:
- a CDS encoding glycine--tRNA ligase: MEKTMEKVVALAKARGFIYPGSDIYGGLANTWDYGPLGVELKNNVKKAWWQKFIKESPYNVGIDCAILMNPQVWVASGHVGGFNDPLMDCKSCKERFRADQLIENYMKENDLEIEDAVDSWSNEKMKEYIEENGIACPSCGEKNFTDIRQFNLMFKTFQGVTEDAKNTVYLRPETAQGIFVNFKNVQRTSRKKIPFGIGQIGKSFRNEITPGNFTFRTREFEQMELEFFCEPGTDLEWFEYWKKYCVNWILSLGIKEENMRLRDHSQEELSHYSNATSDIEYLFPFGWGELWGIADRTDFDLRKHQETSGADLTYFDDMKKEKYIPYCIEPSLGADRVTLAFLCEAYDEEELENGDVRKVLRFHPAIAPVQIAVLPLSKKLSEEAEKIYAMLGKHYNVEYDDRGSIGKRYRRQDEIGTPYCLTFDFDSLEDGAVTIRNRDSMEQERVKIDDLLNYLGQRITF; encoded by the coding sequence ATGGAAAAGACTATGGAAAAAGTAGTTGCCCTTGCAAAGGCTAGAGGTTTTATTTATCCAGGATCAGACATATATGGAGGATTAGCTAATACATGGGATTATGGTCCTCTTGGAGTTGAACTTAAGAACAATGTAAAAAAAGCTTGGTGGCAAAAATTTATTAAGGAAAGTCCTTACAACGTAGGTATTGATTGTGCTATATTGATGAATCCACAAGTATGGGTTGCTTCAGGTCATGTAGGCGGTTTCAATGATCCATTGATGGATTGTAAAAGTTGTAAAGAAAGATTTAGGGCTGACCAATTAATTGAAAACTACATGAAAGAAAATGATCTTGAAATTGAAGATGCTGTTGATTCATGGTCCAATGAAAAAATGAAAGAGTATATTGAAGAAAATGGTATTGCCTGTCCTTCTTGTGGAGAGAAGAACTTTACAGATATCAGACAGTTCAATTTGATGTTCAAAACTTTCCAAGGTGTAACAGAAGATGCAAAAAATACTGTTTATCTACGTCCAGAAACAGCACAAGGTATCTTTGTTAACTTCAAGAATGTACAACGTACTTCAAGAAAGAAAATTCCATTTGGTATTGGTCAAATAGGTAAATCTTTCAGAAATGAAATTACACCAGGAAACTTTACATTCAGAACTAGAGAATTTGAGCAAATGGAATTAGAATTTTTCTGTGAGCCAGGAACAGACCTTGAATGGTTTGAGTATTGGAAAAAATATTGTGTCAATTGGATACTATCTCTTGGTATAAAAGAAGAAAATATGAGACTTAGAGATCATAGCCAGGAAGAATTATCTCATTACAGTAATGCAACATCTGATATAGAATACCTTTTCCCATTCGGTTGGGGTGAATTATGGGGTATTGCTGATAGAACAGATTTTGACTTAAGAAAACATCAAGAAACGTCAGGTGCTGATTTAACATATTTTGATGATATGAAAAAAGAAAAATATATTCCATATTGTATTGAACCTTCACTAGGTGCAGATAGAGTAACACTTGCATTCTTATGTGAGGCATATGATGAAGAAGAGTTAGAGAATGGTGATGTAAGGAAAGTACTACGTTTCCATCCAGCGATAGCTCCAGTACAAATTGCTGTTCTTCCATTATCAAAAAAACTATCTGAAGAAGCTGAAAAGATATATGCTATGTTAGGTAAACATTATAATGTTGAATACGACGACAGAGGTAGTATTGGTAAAAGATACCGTAGACAAGACGAAATAGGAACACCTTATTGCTTAACATTTGATTTCGATTCTTTGGAAGATGGAGCTGTAACTATTAGAAATAGAGATTCAATGGAACAAGAAAGAGTTAAAATTGATGACCTGCTAAATTATTTAGGACAAAGGATAACATTTTAG
- a CDS encoding ABC transporter permease, translated as MMNNIDLISMGLKNLFRRKLRTFLTTLGIIIGTISIVVMISIGIGMQKQMDKSFNQMGDMNIITVSPADKSKTNTIGAKKKKTSVTDKDIQYLKNIEGVDAVSPVINYSVTMITSKRLTAQTSIKGMTLEFMEKYGLGKMKKGSVLTEDDRAGVLFGKMTLYGFVKANATNNYYDPFEEMYDEETGKMKEPKFNPLVNRIYMSFGSENTGDNENTIKPILIKPVGILATTNYQKSAYMYMELSQLQNLKDKYDKMTGYSEYGGKKPSKNGYTEVMVHVPDRKNLERIQKEIQKYGFRADSDADMLRETKKMTQIINLVFGGIGGISLLVAAIGITNTMVMAIYERRKEIGVMKVIGSSIRDIKRLFLFESASIGLLGGILGVILSFGISSIVNVIAGGAGSFMGDMSMEQTKTSISIIPIWLSLLALVFTAFIGLVSGYLPARKAMKLSALEAIKTE; from the coding sequence ATGATGAATAATATAGATCTAATATCCATGGGGCTAAAAAATTTATTTCGTAGAAAACTTAGGACATTTTTAACTACATTAGGTATTATCATAGGGACTATTTCAATAGTAGTAATGATTTCTATTGGTATTGGTATGCAAAAACAAATGGATAAATCTTTTAATCAAATGGGCGATATGAATATTATTACTGTATCTCCTGCTGATAAAAGCAAAACCAATACTATTGGTGCAAAAAAGAAGAAGACTAGTGTTACAGACAAGGATATTCAATATTTAAAGAATATAGAAGGTGTTGATGCGGTTTCACCGGTTATTAATTATAGTGTTACTATGATAACATCAAAAAGATTGACAGCCCAAACATCAATCAAAGGTATGACTCTAGAATTCATGGAGAAATATGGGCTAGGAAAGATGAAAAAAGGTAGTGTCCTGACAGAGGATGATAGGGCAGGTGTGTTATTTGGAAAAATGACTCTATATGGATTTGTTAAGGCTAATGCCACTAACAATTATTATGATCCTTTTGAAGAGATGTATGATGAAGAAACAGGAAAGATGAAGGAACCAAAATTTAATCCTCTTGTTAATAGAATCTACATGTCATTTGGTTCAGAGAACACAGGTGATAACGAAAACACTATTAAACCAATATTAATTAAGCCAGTAGGTATATTAGCTACAACTAATTATCAAAAATCAGCATATATGTATATGGAATTAAGTCAACTACAAAATCTAAAAGATAAATATGATAAGATGACTGGTTATAGTGAGTATGGAGGTAAGAAGCCTAGCAAGAATGGGTATACTGAAGTTATGGTACACGTTCCTGACAGAAAGAATCTGGAAAGAATACAGAAAGAAATCCAAAAATATGGTTTTAGAGCTGATAGTGATGCAGATATGTTAAGAGAGACCAAGAAAATGACACAAATTATTAATCTGGTTTTCGGAGGTATCGGTGGAATCTCTTTATTGGTTGCTGCTATAGGTATTACCAATACTATGGTTATGGCAATCTATGAACGAAGAAAAGAGATTGGTGTCATGAAGGTCATAGGTTCTTCTATACGGGACATCAAGAGATTATTTTTATTTGAATCAGCTTCAATTGGATTATTAGGAGGTATATTAGGTGTAATACTCAGTTTTGGTATTTCATCCATAGTAAATGTTATTGCAGGTGGAGCAGGGTCATTTATGGGAGATATGAGTATGGAACAAACTAAAACATCAATTTCTATAATTCCTATATGGCTTTCGTTATTGGCTCTAGTATTTACTGCTTTTATTGGGCTGGTATCAGGGTATCTACCTGCTCGTAAAGCAATGAAATTAAGTGCTCTTGAAGCTATAAAAACAGAATAG
- the recO gene encoding DNA repair protein RecO, with protein sequence MNEIKTKGIVVSEMPIGENDKRIVIITKDKGKITVFARGARKTNSMFLAGSQLFCYGEYILYKGKSSSYNVKQIQIIESFHGIRKDIDLLAYGLYVLEFATFITQENVPNKPLMKLMLKTLQILVRKVIDYDLTMRIFELKAMSYIGYTPNVINCVNCGKQYDKYSFSIKLGGIVCKNCSDEQKYVIRINNSTIYTMRYILATSVEKLFSFQVNETIKYELTLIMKKYIEYHLNHKFKSLDFLLKL encoded by the coding sequence ATGAATGAGATAAAGACAAAAGGCATTGTTGTAAGTGAAATGCCTATAGGAGAAAATGATAAACGCATAGTTATTATTACCAAAGACAAAGGTAAGATAACAGTTTTTGCCAGAGGTGCTAGAAAAACAAATAGTATGTTTCTTGCTGGTTCTCAATTATTTTGTTATGGAGAATACATATTATATAAAGGAAAATCCTCATCCTATAATGTTAAGCAAATACAAATAATAGAATCTTTTCATGGTATACGTAAAGATATTGATTTATTAGCTTATGGGCTATATGTATTGGAGTTTGCAACATTCATTACTCAAGAGAATGTACCTAACAAACCACTTATGAAACTTATGTTGAAAACTTTGCAGATATTAGTTAGGAAAGTCATTGATTATGATCTGACAATGAGAATATTTGAATTGAAAGCCATGAGTTATATAGGTTATACCCCTAATGTAATAAACTGCGTCAACTGTGGTAAACAGTATGATAAGTATTCTTTTAGCATCAAGTTAGGAGGAATTGTTTGCAAAAATTGCTCTGATGAACAAAAATATGTGATTAGAATAAATAACAGTACTATTTATACTATGAGATATATTCTCGCTACATCCGTTGAAAAATTATTTAGTTTTCAGGTTAATGAAACCATCAAATACGAATTGACTTTAATAATGAAAAAATATATTGAATATCACCTTAACCATAAATTTAAGTCTTTAGATTTTTTATTGAAATTATAG